One Campylobacter concisus DNA segment encodes these proteins:
- a CDS encoding NirD/YgiW/YdeI family stress tolerance protein: protein MKKIIIASLAASIAMAGGFASKYSSETISVKEALKLNDDAKVVLEGKIKSHIKSDKYEFVDKNGDIIVVEIDNKKWGNITANEDTLLRIRGEVDKDFTKTEIDVDSVEVVK, encoded by the coding sequence ATGAAAAAAATCATTATCGCTTCACTGGCTGCTAGCATCGCAATGGCTGGAGGCTTCGCATCAAAGTACTCAAGCGAGACGATAAGCGTAAAAGAGGCTTTAAAACTAAATGACGACGCCAAGGTCGTGCTTGAGGGCAAGATAAAGTCACACATCAAATCAGATAAGTATGAATTTGTCGATAAAAATGGTGACATTATCGTAGTTGAGATCGACAACAAAAAATGGGGCAATATAACAGCCAACGAAGATACGCTTTTAAGAATAAGAGGCGAGGTGGATAAAGACTTCACAAAAACAGAAATCGACGTAGATAGCGTAGAGGTTGTAAAGTAG
- the ppa gene encoding inorganic diphosphatase, translated as MDVSKIKFGSNPDKINAVIEIPYGSNIKYEIDKDSGAVVVDRVLYSAMFYPANYGFVPNTLAADGDPADILVLNEYPLQAGSVIPCRLIGVLVMEDEAGMDEKLLAVPVTKIDPRYEAIKSYEDLPTATLNKIKNFFETYKILEPNKWVKVKEFKDANAAKEILDTAIKNYK; from the coding sequence ATGGACGTTTCAAAGATCAAATTTGGCTCAAACCCAGACAAAATCAATGCCGTAATCGAAATACCTTATGGCTCAAATATCAAATACGAGATCGACAAAGATAGCGGCGCAGTCGTAGTTGATCGCGTGCTTTACTCAGCGATGTTTTACCCAGCAAACTACGGCTTTGTGCCAAACACACTTGCGGCTGACGGCGATCCAGCTGATATTTTAGTGCTAAACGAGTATCCACTCCAAGCTGGTAGCGTCATCCCTTGCCGTTTGATAGGCGTTTTGGTGATGGAGGATGAAGCAGGCATGGATGAGAAGCTTTTGGCTGTGCCAGTTACAAAGATCGATCCAAGATATGAGGCGATAAAAAGCTACGAAGACTTGCCAACTGCGACACTAAATAAGATCAAAAATTTCTTTGAAACTTATAAAATTCTTGAGCCAAACAAATGGGTTAAGGTGAAAGAATTTAAAGATGCAAACGCTGCAAAAGAGATTTTAGACACTGCGATAAAAAATTATAAATAA
- a CDS encoding tyrosine-type recombinase/integrase encodes MPRVSTANLFDKDIRAMLPANKVYKKAVGNPKELYIKVYPSGMKTFFIQYKNTTHFKLKEFREGIYSVAEARRDAIEIIRKFESGFVRSKDKYRISELFDRYIDKKEKIDQLDKVYIDKIKSRIKKYILPKFGNVDIKDINFNDLKTILTPLFNPYNPKKSRLETIHRIINTLNSLYENAIKDRYIDYNPCKALHDEFPTSNSFSLRNGIDTRYPAITDENELKEFLTDLRNDSKLDLQVKRAVMLQILCVNRPINTVSAEWKDIDLKKGIWTIPPIQMKMRHAHQITLSKQALSVLLEQKQYTPLESNFVFPSLTKTGHINRDSISNAIRNIGGREKYNSKASAHGFRATFKTICSLHLTDLTQLGISEKTIENALAHTESNAVKYAYERQTATIDQNRILMQWYADYLNNLVQFV; translated from the coding sequence ATGCCAAGAGTTTCTACCGCAAATTTGTTTGATAAAGATATAAGGGCAATGTTGCCAGCCAATAAAGTATATAAAAAGGCTGTGGGCAACCCAAAAGAACTTTATATAAAAGTGTATCCAAGTGGTATGAAAACATTTTTTATACAATATAAAAACACTACACATTTTAAATTGAAAGAGTTTAGGGAGGGAATTTACTCAGTTGCTGAGGCAAGAAGAGATGCGATAGAAATTATAAGAAAATTTGAAAGTGGTTTTGTAAGATCCAAAGATAAATATCGAATTTCAGAGCTATTTGATAGATATATTGACAAAAAAGAGAAAATAGACCAGCTAGACAAGGTTTATATAGATAAAATTAAATCTAGGATAAAAAAATACATCTTGCCTAAATTTGGTAATGTTGATATTAAAGATATAAATTTTAATGATCTAAAAACCATATTAACACCATTATTTAATCCATATAATCCAAAGAAATCAAGACTTGAGACTATACACAGAATTATAAATACGCTAAATTCGCTATATGAAAATGCCATTAAAGATAGATATATAGATTATAACCCTTGCAAGGCTTTACACGATGAATTTCCAACTTCCAACAGCTTTAGCCTTAGAAATGGCATCGACACAAGATACCCAGCTATTACAGATGAAAATGAGTTAAAGGAGTTTTTGACTGATTTACGAAATGACAGCAAATTAGATCTACAAGTCAAAAGAGCCGTAATGCTCCAAATTTTATGCGTTAATCGTCCCATTAACACCGTAAGTGCTGAATGGAAAGATATAGATCTTAAAAAAGGAATTTGGACTATTCCGCCTATCCAAATGAAAATGAGGCATGCACACCAAATAACACTCTCAAAGCAAGCTTTATCAGTTTTACTAGAGCAAAAACAATATACACCATTAGAAAGTAATTTTGTATTTCCGTCTCTTACAAAAACAGGTCATATTAACAGAGATAGCATTAGTAATGCCATAAGAAATATAGGTGGCAGAGAAAAATATAATTCTAAAGCTTCTGCTCATGGTTTTAGAGCCACGTTTAAAACAATTTGCTCTTTACATCTTACGGATCTGACACAATTGGGCATAAGCGAAAAAACAATAGAAAATGCTCTAGCGCACACAGAAAGCAATGCAGTTAAATATGCCTACGAAAGACAGACAGCAACTATTGATCAAAATAGAATTTTAATGCAATGGTATGCAGATTACCTAAACAATCTAGTTCAATTTGTTTAA
- a CDS encoding TrbC/VirB2 family protein, whose product MSYFKQFSAFLFLFFFPNFLFAAGGTGLTKVDNFFSTVNGWLSAAGVLIMTGAIMVAGYKVMFGGQAIREVTPIVLGGILIGGAAMIAGMLL is encoded by the coding sequence ATCTCATATTTCAAGCAGTTTTCTGCTTTTCTGTTTTTATTCTTTTTCCCAAATTTTCTGTTTGCTGCTGGTGGAACTGGCTTAACCAAAGTGGATAACTTTTTTTCAACTGTGAATGGTTGGCTGAGTGCTGCTGGTGTCTTGATCATGACTGGTGCGATCATGGTTGCAGGCTATAAAGTAATGTTCGGCGGTCAAGCAATTAGGGAAGTTACACCTATAGTTCTTGGTGGTATTCTTATTGGCGGTGCAGCGATGATCGCTGGCATGCTCCTTTAA
- a CDS encoding VirB3 family type IV secretion system protein, with protein MLTPEPIFKALTRPPMVFGVPMVPFMIMALSWALFAIFAKVLFGNEYLLLAVMIIPTTFVFQFIVKKDDMAFRLWGLKLRFFRSPAINKFYNGRKSYMANSTYTKQSMRNFYPRLSVVGLSEFANLENIIPYQTYINNVVITKDRDYLATWRVDGIAFEVEDDELIDLAKNKLNMLVRQFAGENISFYFHNARINTQVGLNDYFSNEFLKSFSKKYYEIFSSENLKENRLYLTAIYSPFSKAEKLHFRNQNIDTKKKQIKAHLKSFHQKCITIEQNLNHFKPHRLSIYEQDGVIFSSQLEFYNYLIGGKFTKVRVPNAPLDFYLNGNLNEIFPSQHTLQLNYNDGTKKFVKAIELKDYPNVSFSGIFDSLMYANVEYTITQSFTPLSKKEARDELTKQQKRLVAAEDDALSQIAELGTALDELQNDIIFGEYHFSIVIYADTQNECEHIANQIAVVLQDLGFLATQANIALEATYFAQLPANFTLRPRLHTISSKNFASFVALHNFPRGKQYGNPWGDAIAILQTPNAQPYFFNIHQTIFDKDEFGKNDVLANTFVLGQSGGGKTVLMNFTLNMLCKFNEPDTFAENTPKEKRKATYFYLDKDKGAIGNIIAIGGKYLTITSGEPTGFNPFSCDATPENIRRLKVLLKMLVTKGNQNNLMLTTREEEQLNLAVDSVMRLEKSERTHGISRVWQLLQEGENESNSLKSRLMAWTIGNEFGWVFDNEMDTLDFSDESILVYGIDGTTILKDDEISPYVAYYILWRIIDMVDGRRFGLFVDEAWDWLKNPVVSKEVFNKEKTIRKENGFLFLGTQSVEDIAKSSIGTAIMEQSETVLLLSNPKAKETDFCGSLGMSEAEYQFVKTTDPEKYEFLIRKGVDYRAIAKINLSHLGNMIKVLSTAKVYVDEITNINALDISREEKYQLIKKLYKF; from the coding sequence ATGTTAACTCCTGAGCCTATCTTTAAAGCCTTGACCCGTCCTCCTATGGTATTTGGTGTTCCTATGGTGCCATTTATGATTATGGCACTTAGTTGGGCTTTATTTGCAATTTTTGCTAAAGTGCTATTTGGAAACGAATATTTGCTCTTAGCAGTTATGATTATTCCTACCACCTTTGTTTTCCAATTTATAGTCAAAAAAGACGATATGGCGTTTAGGCTTTGGGGGTTGAAACTTAGATTTTTTAGATCCCCTGCCATTAATAAATTTTATAATGGTCGGAAAAGTTATATGGCGAATTCGACATATACCAAGCAATCTATGCGCAATTTTTATCCAAGACTTAGCGTTGTTGGACTAAGTGAATTCGCAAATTTAGAGAATATAATTCCGTATCAAACATATATAAATAATGTTGTCATCACAAAAGATAGAGATTATTTAGCCACATGGCGAGTTGATGGTATAGCTTTTGAAGTAGAAGATGACGAATTAATAGATCTTGCGAAAAACAAGCTTAATATGCTTGTTAGGCAATTTGCTGGTGAAAATATTAGCTTTTATTTTCACAATGCTAGAATTAATACACAAGTTGGCTTGAACGATTATTTTTCAAATGAATTTTTAAAAAGTTTCTCAAAAAAGTATTATGAGATTTTTAGCTCTGAAAATTTAAAAGAAAACAGACTTTATCTAACTGCAATATATTCACCATTTAGTAAGGCTGAGAAACTACACTTTAGAAATCAAAACATAGATACGAAAAAGAAACAGATCAAAGCTCATTTGAAAAGTTTTCACCAAAAATGCATAACTATTGAACAAAATTTAAACCATTTTAAGCCACATAGACTTAGCATATATGAGCAAGATGGTGTAATTTTTAGCTCTCAACTAGAATTTTACAACTATTTGATAGGTGGTAAATTTACAAAAGTTCGTGTTCCAAATGCACCCCTAGACTTTTACCTTAATGGTAACTTAAATGAAATTTTTCCTTCACAGCATACTTTACAGCTAAATTATAATGATGGAACTAAGAAATTCGTAAAAGCAATTGAATTAAAAGACTATCCAAATGTAAGTTTTAGTGGAATATTTGATAGTCTAATGTATGCTAATGTCGAATATACCATAACTCAAAGCTTTACGCCACTTTCAAAAAAAGAGGCGAGAGATGAGCTTACAAAGCAACAAAAAAGATTAGTAGCAGCAGAAGATGATGCATTGAGTCAAATTGCAGAACTTGGCACCGCTCTAGATGAATTACAAAATGACATAATCTTTGGAGAGTATCACTTTTCTATTGTCATATACGCTGATACACAAAACGAGTGCGAGCACATTGCAAACCAAATTGCGGTCGTATTGCAAGATTTAGGATTTTTAGCAACACAAGCCAATATAGCTCTAGAAGCTACATATTTTGCACAGCTTCCAGCAAATTTCACGTTACGCCCTAGACTTCACACCATTTCGAGTAAAAATTTTGCTAGTTTTGTAGCACTTCACAACTTTCCACGAGGAAAACAATATGGCAATCCATGGGGAGATGCCATTGCAATATTGCAAACGCCAAATGCGCAGCCATATTTTTTTAACATACACCAAACAATTTTCGATAAAGACGAATTTGGTAAAAACGATGTTTTAGCAAATACCTTCGTTTTAGGTCAAAGCGGTGGAGGCAAAACTGTTTTAATGAATTTCACGCTAAATATGCTCTGCAAATTTAATGAGCCAGATACTTTTGCAGAAAACACTCCAAAAGAAAAACGTAAGGCTACCTATTTCTATTTAGACAAGGATAAAGGAGCTATCGGCAATATTATTGCCATTGGCGGAAAGTATTTAACCATAACAAGTGGAGAACCGACCGGATTTAATCCTTTTAGTTGTGACGCAACACCTGAAAATATACGTCGCTTGAAGGTTCTTTTAAAAATGTTAGTCACCAAAGGCAATCAAAATAATTTAATGTTAACAACTAGAGAAGAAGAGCAACTCAATCTAGCAGTAGATAGCGTCATGAGACTGGAAAAAAGCGAAAGAACTCATGGCATCAGTAGGGTTTGGCAATTGCTTCAAGAAGGCGAAAATGAGTCAAATTCATTAAAATCTAGATTGATGGCTTGGACTATCGGTAATGAATTTGGATGGGTATTCGACAATGAAATGGATACTTTAGATTTTAGCGACGAGAGTATTCTTGTATATGGTATAGACGGCACAACGATCTTAAAAGACGATGAAATTTCTCCATATGTTGCATATTATATTCTTTGGCGAATTATCGATATGGTTGATGGACGCAGGTTTGGCTTATTTGTCGATGAAGCATGGGATTGGCTCAAAAATCCAGTAGTGTCAAAAGAGGTCTTCAACAAAGAAAAGACCATTAGAAAAGAAAACGGCTTTTTGTTTCTCGGCACTCAAAGTGTCGAAGATATCGCAAAATCTAGTATTGGCACGGCAATCATGGAACAAAGCGAAACAGTGTTGCTACTAAGCAACCCAAAAGCAAAAGAAACTGATTTTTGCGGTTCCTTGGGTATGAGTGAAGCAGAATATCAATTCGTTAAAACAACAGATCCAGAGAAATATGAATTTTTAATACGAAAAGGCGTTGATTATAGGGCGATTGCCAAGATCAATCTATCACATCTGGGAAACATGATAAAAGTTTTATCAACAGCCAAAGTCTATGTTGATGAAATTACAAATATTAATGCCTTGGATATCAGTCGTGAAGAAAAATACCAACTCATCAAAAAATTATATAAATTTTAA
- a CDS encoding type IV secretion system protein translates to MKNSLVYRAKKASVIATSVVILSSNLLASGIPVVDGAAIAQNQATFTMEWMQTLKDYAEKVKVWGEEASHRVQEVKKWADERVQWANDLYTKTGIRDIVNFTKEMNELYNEVYDTGYSIYTQATGFSLDSFDERAWDLFLKFGGTDQCSSISDITHRNICKKNTTSAFKEFEVVNRQFDRLKHEIDDLDKISKEVARNKGKQEDLKGSIDTSNQIALLRARQENNWRAYQRDMDQLENERKRLQDAEFKMTKDRQRAAFKILQK, encoded by the coding sequence ATGAAAAATAGTCTCGTTTATAGAGCAAAGAAAGCTTCGGTTATAGCTACTTCTGTAGTAATTCTATCATCTAATCTATTAGCCTCTGGTATTCCAGTAGTTGATGGTGCTGCTATAGCACAAAATCAAGCAACATTTACGATGGAGTGGATGCAAACGCTGAAGGACTACGCTGAAAAAGTCAAAGTATGGGGAGAAGAAGCTTCACATAGAGTCCAAGAAGTTAAAAAATGGGCTGATGAAAGAGTGCAATGGGCAAATGACCTATATACCAAAACAGGCATTAGGGATATTGTCAATTTTACAAAAGAAATGAACGAACTTTATAATGAAGTCTACGATACTGGTTATTCAATATATACACAAGCAACAGGTTTTAGTCTAGATAGCTTTGATGAAAGGGCATGGGATTTGTTTTTAAAATTTGGTGGAACAGACCAGTGTTCATCAATAAGTGATATTACGCATAGAAATATCTGCAAAAAGAATACCACAAGTGCTTTTAAAGAATTTGAAGTTGTAAATAGACAATTTGATCGTCTTAAGCACGAAATTGACGATCTTGACAAAATAAGTAAAGAAGTAGCCAGAAATAAAGGTAAACAAGAGGATCTAAAAGGTTCTATAGATACTTCAAATCAAATAGCCCTATTGCGTGCCAGACAAGAGAATAACTGGCGTGCCTATCAAAGAGACATGGATCAATTAGAAAACGAAAGAAAAAGATTACAAGACGCAGAGTTTAAGATGACTAAAGATAGGCAGCGAGCAGCATTTAAAATTTTACAAAAATAG
- a CDS encoding type IV secretion system protein, whose translation MYKVTTDSGRGLHDLVIDISENVDSFFQNNYSNGVGALQSLINTTGNILAVYLTAWIMIEGYKILWGNGKQTFQNFAFDATIKFVFIVLAMNAGNWINLVFEAFNGAKEYANTFLSYDGKGLYSKIATWAGFMGDYYDVVWDQSSTLELAYIIFIIIIAFIGFFIGAVPILRALFVNTLSFLLLMILAPLAFYFLIFKTTKNSFAQWFQMVLSNIIALLCLSLFLNILFDYMFPKINSNHDFKDEVFVLALAMVFYGILANIMCGMATGIAEKLTNVSLDGLAGTGVGRAMGLAGAVGGGAIGGAMLAVRGAQAMGAGKATGFLGSRLLGAATSAAKEVGSSKLGQSINSGINTIKNSSAAQAVGSRLNQAKKT comes from the coding sequence ATGTATAAAGTAACAACTGATTCAGGTCGAGGATTACACGATCTAGTCATAGATATATCAGAGAATGTTGATAGTTTCTTTCAAAATAATTATTCAAACGGAGTGGGAGCACTTCAATCGTTAATTAATACAACTGGAAATATTCTAGCTGTATATCTTACCGCTTGGATAATGATCGAGGGATATAAAATTCTTTGGGGTAATGGCAAACAAACTTTTCAAAATTTTGCTTTTGATGCAACCATTAAGTTTGTCTTTATAGTCTTAGCAATGAATGCTGGAAACTGGATAAATCTTGTTTTTGAAGCATTCAATGGTGCAAAAGAATATGCAAATACCTTTTTGTCATATGACGGCAAAGGCTTATACTCAAAAATCGCAACATGGGCTGGATTTATGGGTGACTACTACGATGTAGTATGGGATCAGTCAAGCACTTTAGAGCTAGCATACATTATCTTCATAATTATTATAGCTTTTATTGGCTTTTTTATTGGTGCAGTTCCTATTTTGAGGGCGCTGTTTGTAAATACACTATCATTTCTATTGCTTATGATTTTGGCTCCATTGGCATTTTATTTTTTAATCTTTAAAACAACTAAAAATTCATTTGCACAGTGGTTCCAAATGGTTTTATCAAATATTATTGCGTTGCTCTGCCTATCATTATTCTTAAATATTTTATTTGATTATATGTTCCCAAAAATCAATAGCAATCACGATTTTAAGGATGAAGTATTTGTATTGGCTCTAGCAATGGTATTTTATGGAATTCTTGCAAATATAATGTGTGGTATGGCTACTGGAATAGCCGAAAAACTCACCAATGTAAGCCTTGATGGATTAGCAGGAACAGGCGTTGGACGTGCAATGGGTCTTGCAGGTGCTGTTGGGGGTGGTGCAATAGGTGGTGCAATGTTGGCGGTAAGAGGTGCTCAGGCAATGGGTGCTGGCAAGGCAACTGGTTTTCTAGGCTCTCGTCTTTTAGGCGCAGCCACATCTGCAGCAAAAGAAGTTGGCAGTTCAAAACTCGGTCAAAGCATCAACTCTGGAATAAACACGATTAAAAATTCTTCAGCAGCCCAAGCCGTTGGATCACGACTTAACCAAGCTAAAAAAACATAG
- a CDS encoding virB8 family protein — MKRANDKNDFLASNNPDDVAISYEASIRYIAEQANKRAYFISGVALLIASISVIAVCLLTPLKSVEPYVIRVDNTTGMVDIITSVNKAEFTGNEALDKYFATTYVKAREGYYYDILQSDYELVQILSYPSVASDYLRIYEGENSRDKVLKDDYEVEIDVVSVTLGNSAGAPTATIRFNQITRKKGEKIAVSNKAKIVTLSYDYQPNTLTTEEERIKNPLGFKVSTYRVDDEIRR; from the coding sequence ATGAAAAGAGCTAATGATAAAAATGATTTTTTGGCTTCTAATAATCCAGATGATGTAGCAATTAGCTATGAAGCAAGCATTAGATACATAGCGGAACAAGCTAACAAGAGGGCTTATTTTATATCAGGTGTGGCTCTACTTATTGCTAGCATCAGCGTTATAGCTGTTTGCTTATTGACGCCATTAAAATCGGTTGAGCCTTATGTTATTAGGGTTGATAATACAACCGGAATGGTTGACATAATAACAAGCGTAAATAAAGCCGAATTCACAGGTAATGAAGCACTTGATAAGTATTTTGCAACAACATATGTAAAAGCGAGAGAGGGATACTATTATGATATTTTGCAAAGCGACTATGAATTAGTTCAAATTTTAAGCTATCCAAGCGTTGCCAGTGATTATTTGAGAATTTACGAAGGTGAAAATTCTAGAGACAAAGTTTTAAAAGATGACTACGAAGTAGAGATTGATGTTGTTTCGGTTACACTGGGAAATAGCGCTGGAGCACCTACTGCAACTATCAGATTTAATCAAATTACCAGAAAAAAAGGCGAAAAAATAGCTGTATCAAACAAAGCAAAGATTGTGACACTTTCATATGACTACCAACCAAATACACTCACAACAGAGGAAGAGCGTATTAAAAACCCACTTGGATTTAAAGTTAGCACGTATAGAGTTGATGACGAAATAAGGAGATAG
- the virB9 gene encoding P-type conjugative transfer protein VirB9 yields the protein MIKNNKKLFNIAIILLLAIANLHAVNTPRLSKFDKRITYATYNADDVVLVKCKEGFVSIIEFEKDERIVNIATGFSDGWEVMDKDNYLFIKPKSYTIKSEEQNMTNESGEQIEFYGSSVIQPNAADWKTNLIITTNKDKVYTFDLELGEINKINYKLTFNYATPKEKIEKEKAEKELAEKAAKEKALYKKEIDRNTIPRNWNFVMHVNKDSETITPDYAYDDGVFTYLGFSSTKTIPSVFLFDDANKESILNTHIKKDGKYDVVVIHKTAKKILLRSGNKLVGIINNGYGQNPLDKTYSTNKDNIQREIIDNEQK from the coding sequence ATGATAAAAAATAATAAAAAATTATTTAATATTGCAATAATTTTACTCTTAGCAATAGCAAATTTACACGCAGTAAATACTCCAAGGCTATCTAAATTTGACAAACGCATCACGTATGCAACATACAATGCCGATGACGTTGTCTTAGTTAAGTGCAAAGAGGGTTTTGTGAGTATTATAGAATTTGAAAAAGATGAACGCATCGTAAATATAGCAACTGGGTTTAGCGATGGTTGGGAAGTAATGGATAAAGATAACTATCTATTTATTAAACCAAAGAGTTACACCATAAAATCCGAAGAACAAAATATGACCAATGAAAGTGGTGAGCAAATAGAATTTTATGGTAGTTCGGTTATTCAACCAAATGCAGCTGATTGGAAGACAAATCTAATCATCACAACAAATAAAGATAAAGTTTATACATTTGATTTGGAGCTAGGAGAGATTAACAAGATTAATTACAAACTAACTTTTAATTATGCAACCCCTAAAGAAAAGATAGAAAAAGAGAAAGCCGAAAAAGAACTCGCCGAAAAAGCAGCAAAAGAAAAGGCACTATATAAAAAAGAGATCGATAGAAATACAATACCTAGAAATTGGAACTTTGTAATGCATGTAAATAAAGATAGTGAAACTATAACACCTGATTATGCATATGACGATGGTGTCTTTACATATCTTGGTTTTAGCTCAACTAAAACTATACCAAGTGTCTTTCTCTTTGATGATGCTAATAAAGAAAGCATCCTCAATACTCATATCAAAAAAGACGGCAAATATGACGTAGTTGTGATCCACAAGACAGCTAAAAAAATTTTACTAAGAAGTGGCAATAAGTTAGTCGGAATCATAAATAATGGCTATGGTCAAAATCCACTTGATAAAACCTACAGCACTAATAAAGACAATATTCAAAGAGAGATTATAGACAATGAGCAAAAATAG
- the virB10 gene encoding type IV secretion system protein VirB10 — translation MSKNRSNENMNNQESQVERIEYEHPEVENEPSKKLMVIAVMVLCLVVFVMVGLSFLGKNREANDAVKSQVQQIGTEVKNKNFELPQQEVSQKNFQEFQAASAPQQTPVQVASKPDPLSNTTVVQKTIFKPKVFKTGSSLAIATSSSSKKDIYVADQNISWAEQAKRFEEDQDYEGNTYTPKIAVKDKFNPSLLLQKGTYIGCSLDTRLVSQIKGGISCTTSEDVYSKDGVTLLIEKGSKIFGSFRSGEMNDGMNRIFVIWSEIRTPNNINIPVQSGASDELGGSGLQGYVDHQWLKRFGASILLSMVDDVFNYAANGKRDNSYDYSENTRDSTQQMANTALEEFIKIKPVLYRNQGDIVGVYVNRDIDFSKVYKLTIGRRK, via the coding sequence ATGAGCAAAAATAGAAGTAATGAAAATATGAATAATCAAGAGTCTCAAGTTGAAAGAATTGAATATGAGCATCCAGAAGTCGAAAATGAGCCAAGCAAAAAATTAATGGTTATTGCGGTCATGGTTTTATGTCTGGTTGTTTTTGTTATGGTTGGTCTTAGTTTTTTAGGGAAAAATAGAGAGGCAAATGATGCTGTAAAATCACAAGTTCAACAAATAGGAACTGAAGTAAAGAATAAAAATTTTGAGTTGCCTCAGCAAGAAGTGTCTCAAAAGAATTTTCAAGAGTTTCAAGCTGCTTCAGCACCACAACAAACGCCTGTGCAAGTAGCGAGCAAGCCAGACCCTTTATCAAATACTACGGTAGTTCAAAAAACTATTTTTAAGCCTAAAGTTTTTAAAACTGGTAGTAGTTTGGCGATTGCAACAAGTAGTTCAAGCAAAAAAGATATATATGTTGCCGACCAAAACATATCTTGGGCAGAACAAGCCAAACGTTTTGAAGAAGACCAGGATTATGAAGGCAATACATACACTCCAAAAATTGCCGTAAAAGACAAATTTAACCCTAGTCTCTTGCTTCAAAAAGGCACATATATTGGTTGTTCGCTCGACACTAGACTTGTGTCTCAAATTAAAGGCGGAATATCTTGCACAACTAGCGAAGACGTATATAGCAAAGATGGCGTAACTCTCTTAATTGAAAAGGGAAGCAAAATCTTTGGCAGCTTCAGAAGCGGAGAGATGAATGATGGAATGAATAGAATTTTTGTTATTTGGAGCGAGATCAGAACACCAAACAATATTAACATTCCAGTTCAAAGTGGTGCTAGTGATGAATTAGGCGGTAGCGGTCTACAAGGATACGTTGATCATCAATGGCTAAAAAGATTTGGTGCTAGCATATTGCTTTCAATGGTAGATGATGTTTTTAATTATGCTGCAAATGGTAAACGTGACAATAGCTATGACTATAGCGAAAACACTAGAGACTCTACACAACAAATGGCAAATACTGCACTTGAGGAATTTATAAAAATAAAACCGGTCCTTTATAGAAATCAAGGAGATATAGTTGGTGTTTACGTCAATCGTGATATAGACTTTAGTAAGGTGTATAAGCTTACAATAGGTAGAAGAAAATGA